The following nucleotide sequence is from Paenibacillus andongensis.
GGCTGCGGCCAGTCTACAACTTTATTTTCCTAGTCTAATACTTTTCAGACTAATACTTTATTTTCAGCTGACAGTAGTAACCAACTTAAAATACCAGCCCTGCACCGACTTAATGTATGTGACTGGAGAGGAACTGAAATGGAAGAATTAATCAGTGAGCTTGCCTAGCTTATTGGTAGCTATATTCTAATGAATCTCGTTGAACTTTATGCCATTAGATGAGAAAACGGCAGCCAATTAATGGCTACCGTCTCTAGGTGTTTATAATAAGCTCTTCTTGCGGAATCTCCGATGGGAGGCGAAAAGCCTCTTTCCTTTGTGCATCGATTCCACATTTCAACAAATTCCTGAAAGGTTTGTCCTGGTATTTCTCCCAATTAGCACGCTCTCGTAAGCGAATATACTCAAAAATCGGTATTCTTGTTGCATTTCCAATAATCTGAGCGGTCTGTTTTGCTATGTTAAGTGGACTGCTGAATATTCTTGATATGGGCATTTGCTTAAAATGACTTGCTGTCGCATGTGCTTGCTTTAAACCATCGGCTGTAAGGGAGACATCACCAACATCAATCAGTTAAGCAAAAAGGCTACCGATCGTTCCGGCAGCCTTTGAAGGGGATATTGAATAAATGGGGTTTAAAATTGTGTATTTCTAATTGGATGGAATGATTCGGATATCCTTATCCAAATTGGCAAGCATCATGAAATTGCGATTGAAAGTAAAGATGCGTTTTACCTGATAATAGGACATGGTCACAGCAGTGAATGCTTCGCCTAGCGAGAAACGGAGTTCAGGCCTATCCATAAGCAGTCTGCGCGATTCCCCCTCTAATTCGGGGCCGCTGGAGACGAGCGCCAGCTTGCCTTTACTCACTGCTTTATCAATTGCATTCAGAAAATATTCCGCCTGCTGATAGCTGTATTCATTGCGAAGCCATTCGTGTAGATCAAATATAATAGAGTTTGTCGTCAAGTAATTACGCTCAAGATCATGCAAATCCAGAAACAGGGAACGGGCTTTCGCGTAGTGGGGGTCTTCAGGGTTCATTAAAGCAGCTAAAGCTGTTTCATCCAGAAAAATTGCATCCTGAACGTTCAAGTGGTTATCCATATGTCAGCACTCCTTAATCCTCTAGTTTGCAAATACCAACCAAATACAGAAGCGGGTTATCTTCCTTTTGATCGACTGAGATGGGGATTGATTTGTATGGGGCGCTTGCCAAGTGTTTGACAATGATTCCATTGACGATCTCTTGCACGGTCGTATGCTGCATATCTGCGATTGCTTTCAGCTGGGCATAATATTGCGGATTGAGTTGTATAGTACCTTCTTCTTGTTCTTCATTTCTTGAAGAAATGAATTCGGAAGCGGTAGACTTCGCTTTTTCGAATTGATTTTGAATGAAGCGTTTGTAATTATTCGCCATCGTGATTCACTCCTTATGCATAGCTTTTATAAGGATTCGTCGAATTCTGTCGATTTCAGGGGGTCAATTCCGCTGTGTACTATTGGCTTTTGTCCATGGGATTGCGGACCTTTTACTCTCTTTTATTGCATGATAATAAATGCGGCAACGGTAAATAAATCGTACGATATTTACCAGACACAATATGACTAGCCATAATATAAGCGATGGCATCGTCATCCATATTCCTTTCAAAGGGATAACTCTCCCGCCACCTATGAAGGAAACAATAGGGGATAGAAATAAAAGAACAAGTACGGGGAGTAAAGTATTTACCTTCGCGAAGATCAGCTTTCGGCGAACCGCCGTGAGCCGGTTCTTGTTCTTTTTCATCCGGTAGAATGAATACCCTCCCCATAGGATCGTTACCGCCATCAGCAGAATGATCGCGATTTCCATGTTTCGGCCGTTGATGTTAGAAATTTCGGCCTTTCCTCCATCCATGATTTGGGCAATGCCTCTTACAAACGCCGAATAATCAACGAAAGCGTTGATACCTGTGTCGAACATCATGCTGATCCCTAGTCGCTTATCTAAATATACGGTTTCTTCCGCCTTATAAGTCCAAAAAATTCCCGAATGGGAGATTGTCTGGCCCCAAACATTATCATTGGATGCAAGCCACCCCATACCATATGGGGCGTGTTGCCCGGCAGCATGGTATTGTTCCATAAAATTAGGGGATAGAAGCCGAGGATCATACTGCGCACGCATCCATTTTGCCATATCCTCGGCAGTGGAAATCACACCGGCGGGACCATCTATAAACCATAATGGTTCGTCTGTTCTTATCGGCATGCCCAACAATAGATAGTGCCCCTGCGGTATAGCAGAATTCTCGTTGATTTGTTGCGTGGTACTGACACTAAAAGTATTGGTCATCCCCAATGGCGCAAAGACATGATCATGGAGAAATTCAGCAAACTTCTGCCCGCTGATCTGTTCAACAAGCAATGCTAAATATTGGTAGTTTGGGTTGTGGTAGCTATAAGTTTCACCAGGTATATTGGCAAGGTTTACTTGCTCCAACGACTTTTTTATCTCTTGTAATGCTTGAAATTGGTCGGCTTTCGTCATGTCTGGATTCACTTTATCGTTAAGACCGCTTGTCTGATTTAGCAAGTGCCGGACCGTGATGCGGTTGACACGATCGTCCGTGAGCAAGATGTCGGGAAAGTATGAGACATAAGGGGCATCAAGGTCAATCAGTCCCTTATCCGCGAGCTGTAATACGGTCAGTGCCGTCATGGATTTGCTTAAAGAGGCAATTGGAAAGGGCGTCCTGGCGGTTATTTTTCTTCCATCGGAATATGCACCGTAACCTTGCGTATAAAACATATTTTCCCCATAAGCGATTGCAAGAGATGCGCCAGAGATATGGTTGGCTTCCATATTTTTCTTAACATAGTCATCAATTTCGGCCACGATCTCTGTTTTACTTAAGGATTTAACAGCGGCAGAAGGCATTGTGGAAATAAACAACGTCAGAAGCAAGCAGATTAAGCAAGCGGGTATGAACTTATACGTGACAGTCATATTAGCACTCCTTATTTTGAGATAAGGAAATGCTAACCTATAAATATCAACTATTTATCAACATGGCATACAAAGCTGGCTGTTACTTTTCCACCGCTAAGGGAACTGTTTGCCACCTGAAAGCCTCCCTCATGCTTTTCGCACAATGTTTTACAAATGTATAGCCCTAACCCCTGATGCTCGTCCGCTCCCTGCACCTCCCCGCGATAAAATGGGAGAACAGCCTTCCGCAGCTTTTCATCGGAAAACCCATTGCCATCATCGGTGACCGTTATGGAAAAACTACCGTTGTATACTAGGAAATCGACATTCACATGACTAGATGCATAGCGCGCTCCATTGGCGACCATATTTTCAAAAACCAGCATGACGATATCCATGTCGACAGCCAATGTTGTCATATCTGCAACTCTGGATGAGTCGAATGATTTGCCGCTTTGGTCTGCGATCCTGCTGGCGCTGTCATCCAGTAAGGCGATCATTGTGTCGATTTCAATTTCCCTTTTGTTAATCGGCATATCATCCAGCTTCTGAATCGAGTTCATGGCCTCTACATAACGTTCCATACGCAAAATATGGGTTTCCATCGTTTTGATCGTATCTAGAAGTTTTTCCTCGGAAATTCTTTTTTGCGGAAG
It contains:
- a CDS encoding histidine phosphatase family protein, giving the protein MIDVGDVSLTADGLKQAHATASHFKQMPISRIFSSPLNIAKQTAQIIGNATRIPIFEYIRLRERANWEKYQDKPFRNLLKCGIDAQRKEAFRLPSEIPQEELIINT
- a CDS encoding type II toxin-antitoxin system VapC family toxin, producing the protein MDNHLNVQDAIFLDETALAALMNPEDPHYAKARSLFLDLHDLERNYLTTNSIIFDLHEWLRNEYSYQQAEYFLNAIDKAVSKGKLALVSSGPELEGESRRLLMDRPELRFSLGEAFTAVTMSYYQVKRIFTFNRNFMMLANLDKDIRIIPSN
- a CDS encoding serine hydrolase domain-containing protein, with amino-acid sequence MTVTYKFIPACLICLLLTLFISTMPSAAVKSLSKTEIVAEIDDYVKKNMEANHISGASLAIAYGENMFYTQGYGAYSDGRKITARTPFPIASLSKSMTALTVLQLADKGLIDLDAPYVSYFPDILLTDDRVNRITVRHLLNQTSGLNDKVNPDMTKADQFQALQEIKKSLEQVNLANIPGETYSYHNPNYQYLALLVEQISGQKFAEFLHDHVFAPLGMTNTFSVSTTQQINENSAIPQGHYLLLGMPIRTDEPLWFIDGPAGVISTAEDMAKWMRAQYDPRLLSPNFMEQYHAAGQHAPYGMGWLASNDNVWGQTISHSGIFWTYKAEETVYLDKRLGISMMFDTGINAFVDYSAFVRGIAQIMDGGKAEISNINGRNMEIAIILLMAVTILWGGYSFYRMKKNKNRLTAVRRKLIFAKVNTLLPVLVLLFLSPIVSFIGGGRVIPLKGIWMTMPSLILWLVILCLVNIVRFIYRCRIYYHAIKESKRSAIPWTKANSTQRN
- a CDS encoding HAMP domain-containing sensor histidine kinase, which gives rise to MAKIISYLQLKNMTLLQSFIALNCAYLVTVLTAIVFEFEWADRIKRRFADHPSGNEWVLTAQIIAILLTVGFGIVLMAGLFYKLKLKKPLEILMSASEKISSNDLGFHVSYDSRDEMSELCRAFEKMRSQLESNFKALWRSVEERNQINAIFAHDLRTPLSVMKGYFEFVTIYLPQKRISEEKLLDTIKTMETHILRMERYVEAMNSIQKLDDMPINKREIEIDTMIALLDDSASRIADQSGKSFDSSRVADMTTLAVDMDIVMLVFENMVANGARYASSHVNVDFLVYNGSFSITVTDDGNGFSDEKLRKAVLPFYRGEVQGADEHQGLGLYICKTLCEKHEGGFQVANSSLSGGKVTASFVCHVDK